In the Paenibacillus sp. FSL H7-0357 genome, one interval contains:
- a CDS encoding SHOCT domain-containing protein: protein MMMGYGSGFGTFGLVINFLLIVGVIYLVIKWVRGNGNSRFIDNTPERILDERFARGEITEEDYYRMKSILRD from the coding sequence ATGATGATGGGTTATGGCTCTGGGTTCGGAACATTTGGATTAGTCATCAATTTTTTACTGATCGTAGGTGTAATCTATTTGGTGATAAAATGGGTTAGGGGCAATGGGAATTCACGATTTATTGACAATACTCCAGAGAGAATCTTGGATGAACGCTTTGCAAGAGGTGAAATCACGGAGGAAGATTATTACCGGATGAAGAGCATTTTGCGGGATTGA
- a CDS encoding YdeI/OmpD-associated family protein encodes MVYEFDSEIKMLEGKMKWKVVYFPYSVREVFDTNGKVSVQITVDGHEFDHTLLPSKNGHYFVYNEFIRRAVHKELGDKIHVTLKKCEEIRNIVLPDYISKSLEDHHILNTFLTQPDYIKREQINYIEIAKKEETKNNRVLALINKLQDK; translated from the coding sequence ATGGTTTATGAATTTGATAGTGAGATAAAGATGCTGGAAGGTAAAATGAAATGGAAAGTAGTTTATTTCCCATATTCAGTAAGGGAAGTATTCGATACTAATGGTAAAGTATCTGTTCAAATCACCGTGGACGGGCACGAGTTTGACCATACGTTGTTGCCCTCAAAAAATGGGCATTATTTTGTTTATAATGAATTTATTCGAAGAGCCGTACATAAAGAGCTCGGTGACAAAATCCATGTAACTCTTAAAAAGTGCGAGGAAATCCGTAATATTGTTTTGCCGGATTACATTTCAAAAAGCCTTGAAGATCACCACATACTGAATACATTCCTAACTCAGCCTGATTACATTAAGCGAGAGCAGATAAATTATATTGAAATTGCTAAAAAGGAAGAAACAAAGAATAACCGGGTATTAGCTTTAATTAATAAACTTCAAGATAAATAA